The following are from one region of the Prevotella communis genome:
- a CDS encoding helix-turn-helix domain-containing protein, with protein MKHRISLTLICAVLAMLASCSHCGDAKDDAKAKAMWQRYSEAYDAKNLNRALAVIDSMETAKIVCTPKADHLRGLVYDQGWQMRIAEQFYRKSYQGYASDPSQDWHTYTDAGYRWACLRFRRGDTEGAMDVIAKLLPLAKENKAFPKHTESALLMLMAEIQLQLHQFHEAQLTAQKAYEAKQEDTQDKSRTGWGMAWICMNISTIYHTSGDLEGALAWLDRSAHGLERAEQEHDDSLLIEEWKGHVALQRALLLQETGHTAEAQTTYAAIPRSRLMEPNAYREAAEYLMAAGRYDEAAYWYEQLDSTYLATDGAKMTFDNIADRLSPRYTAYRKAGRNADALLLADSVSAAIDSALVWQKQNNAAELAVIYQSQEKELALNDAKSETRIHRVLLAAAILVILLIGYFLVRVRIYNKELLEKNRRLLTEIEQREQEEQQTIVQLKAEPQENLSANQQLFCRICDLMEAPDHIFTDADLDRNRLAQLLGTNERYITDAIRHCTNGKSITAFLNEYRVRHAAHLLATTTDAVAIIAELSGFSRSSFFRIFSDAYGMSPSDYRKVARK; from the coding sequence ATGAAGCATCGGATATCCCTCACACTTATATGTGCCGTGCTAGCCATGCTGGCATCTTGTTCTCATTGCGGCGATGCGAAGGACGACGCGAAGGCAAAAGCTATGTGGCAGCGGTATTCCGAAGCCTACGATGCCAAGAACCTGAACCGCGCCCTGGCCGTCATCGACAGCATGGAGACAGCGAAGATTGTCTGTACGCCCAAGGCCGATCACCTGCGTGGACTCGTCTACGACCAAGGCTGGCAGATGCGGATAGCGGAGCAATTCTACAGGAAGTCTTATCAAGGCTATGCCTCAGACCCATCGCAGGATTGGCATACCTATACCGACGCGGGCTATCGCTGGGCATGTCTTCGCTTTCGCCGGGGCGACACAGAGGGAGCCATGGACGTCATCGCCAAGTTACTGCCATTGGCAAAGGAAAACAAAGCGTTCCCCAAACATACAGAGTCTGCTTTGCTGATGCTCATGGCGGAAATCCAACTACAGTTGCACCAGTTCCATGAAGCACAACTCACGGCACAGAAAGCCTATGAGGCAAAACAAGAGGATACCCAAGATAAGAGCCGGACAGGGTGGGGTATGGCCTGGATCTGTATGAATATATCCACTATTTACCATACATCAGGTGACCTCGAAGGCGCACTGGCATGGCTTGACCGTAGCGCACATGGGCTCGAACGCGCTGAGCAAGAGCATGATGACTCGCTGCTGATTGAGGAATGGAAAGGCCATGTGGCACTGCAGCGTGCGCTGCTCCTACAAGAAACCGGTCATACTGCCGAAGCCCAGACCACATATGCCGCCATCCCACGTAGCCGACTGATGGAGCCCAATGCCTACAGAGAGGCGGCCGAATATCTGATGGCAGCTGGTCGCTACGACGAGGCGGCCTACTGGTATGAACAACTCGACAGCACCTATCTGGCTACGGATGGCGCCAAGATGACCTTCGACAACATCGCCGACCGTCTTTCTCCCCGCTACACGGCCTACCGCAAGGCTGGTCGCAACGCCGATGCATTGCTACTTGCCGACAGTGTCAGCGCTGCCATCGACTCTGCCCTTGTCTGGCAGAAGCAAAACAATGCGGCCGAACTGGCTGTTATCTACCAGAGCCAAGAGAAAGAACTGGCCCTGAACGATGCTAAAAGTGAGACCCGCATCCATCGTGTACTGCTTGCCGCTGCCATCCTTGTCATCCTGCTTATTGGCTACTTTCTTGTGCGCGTACGTATATATAATAAGGAGCTCCTTGAGAAAAACCGCCGCCTGCTGACCGAGATAGAGCAGCGCGAACAGGAGGAGCAGCAGACCATCGTGCAGCTGAAAGCGGAACCCCAGGAAAACCTTTCAGCCAATCAGCAACTCTTCTGCCGCATCTGCGACCTCATGGAAGCTCCGGATCATATCTTTACCGATGCCGACCTGGACCGCAACCGCCTGGCTCAGCTCCTTGGTACCAACGAGCGCTATATCACCGATGCCATCCGTCATTGTACCAATGGCAAGAGTATAACCGCCTTCCTCAACGAGTACCGTGTGCGCCATGCCGCCCACCTGTTGGCCACTACAACAGATGCCGTAGCTATCATTGCCGAACTCTCCGGCTTCTCCCGCAGTTCGTTCTTCCGCATCTTCAGCGATGCCTATGGCATGTCGCCCTCGGATTATCGCAAGGTAGCAAGGAAATAA
- a CDS encoding helix-turn-helix domain-containing protein yields the protein MMGCTKPDRSEEEQKLKEELQKIAFTTPEKAFAKIDSAERVGLFSTATANLLRTNHYGQIGQTRLAIFYGEQIKNVPELKREGVSYYSALLMLGGWLERNGEYAKVLSLCDDIIADVDNERKQGGGESGISEEVALRVKSRALTLKGSCELSMEHPDKAEQYFLEAIDIMMDGVKHTDDYWVMDAMIIAVGEATEFYLEQGMPQKALSLVAKGDTALARLDRCGELPDLVRQIRHNNIMIAQAMIYAANGQHDKAEALYLKHREAENRKVYDIGADARYLSMTGRYDEAVRLFRQTDSLYLAQGSAITTEYIKHYMMNQYETLQKAGRKDEAQVLSDRMRQLTDSIRIQEWKTDVEQQQEIRQKETEIASRRQSLIIHRIILVAAILICLLIIYFLWRSHQHNKALLEKNRRLLAEIEQREQEQQQSIEQLKAEPQENLTSEQQLFRRICDLMESPDRIYTDADLDRSRLAQLLGTNEHYVTDAISTCTNGKSVNIFLNEYRLRYATRLLATTKDSISLIAELSGFSRSSFFRIFSDAYGMSPSDYRKAARK from the coding sequence ATGATGGGCTGCACGAAACCTGACCGCAGCGAGGAGGAGCAGAAACTGAAAGAAGAGTTACAGAAAATAGCATTCACGACACCCGAAAAGGCATTTGCAAAGATTGACAGTGCTGAGCGGGTGGGGTTGTTTTCAACTGCCACTGCCAACCTCCTCAGAACTAACCACTACGGACAGATAGGACAGACACGGTTGGCTATATTCTACGGTGAACAGATAAAGAATGTACCAGAACTGAAGCGTGAAGGTGTTTCCTACTATTCAGCCCTTCTCATGCTGGGCGGATGGCTGGAGAGAAATGGCGAGTATGCCAAGGTCCTCAGCCTGTGTGATGATATCATTGCCGACGTGGACAATGAGCGGAAGCAGGGTGGAGGAGAATCCGGCATCAGCGAGGAGGTGGCTTTGCGAGTGAAAAGTCGTGCGCTGACGCTCAAGGGCAGTTGTGAGCTGAGTATGGAGCATCCCGACAAAGCCGAGCAGTATTTCCTGGAGGCTATTGACATCATGATGGACGGTGTGAAGCATACTGACGACTACTGGGTGATGGACGCCATGATTATCGCCGTTGGAGAGGCTACAGAGTTCTATCTTGAGCAGGGGATGCCCCAAAAGGCCCTGTCTCTGGTGGCTAAAGGCGACACGGCCCTAGCCCGACTGGATCGCTGCGGTGAATTGCCCGACCTCGTTCGCCAGATCCGCCACAATAATATAATGATTGCCCAGGCCATGATCTATGCCGCCAACGGTCAGCACGACAAGGCCGAGGCCCTCTATCTGAAGCATCGTGAGGCTGAAAACCGCAAGGTCTATGACATTGGCGCTGATGCCCGCTATCTGTCTATGACTGGTCGCTACGACGAGGCTGTCCGCCTGTTCCGCCAGACCGACTCGCTCTATCTGGCCCAGGGTAGTGCTATCACTACCGAATACATCAAGCACTACATGATGAACCAGTATGAGACCCTGCAGAAAGCCGGACGTAAAGACGAGGCACAGGTCCTTTCAGACCGCATGCGCCAGTTGACCGACTCCATCCGCATACAGGAATGGAAGACAGACGTGGAGCAGCAGCAGGAAATCCGTCAGAAGGAGACCGAGATTGCCAGTCGCCGCCAGTCGCTCATCATCCACCGCATCATCCTCGTTGCCGCCATCCTCATCTGTCTGCTTATCATCTATTTCCTGTGGCGTTCTCATCAGCATAACAAGGCACTCCTTGAGAAAAACCGCCGCCTGCTGGCCGAGATAGAACAGCGTGAGCAGGAGCAGCAGCAGAGCATCGAGCAGTTGAAGGCCGAGCCCCAGGAAAACCTCACTTCCGAGCAGCAGCTCTTCCGTCGTATCTGTGACCTCATGGAGTCGCCGGACCGCATCTATACCGATGCCGACCTGGACCGTAGCCGTCTGGCCCAGCTCCTTGGCACCAACGAGCACTACGTGACCGATGCCATCAGTACCTGTACCAATGGTAAGAGCGTGAACATCTTCCTCAACGAGTACCGTCTGCGCTATGCTACCCGTTTGTTGGCAACCACGAAAGATTCCATTTCGCTGATTGCAGAACTCTCCGGCTTCTCCCGCAGTTCGTTCTTCCGCATCTTCAGCGATGCCTACGGTATGTCGCCCTCGGATTATCGTAAGGCAGCACGAAAATAA